In Octopus bimaculoides isolate UCB-OBI-ISO-001 chromosome 26, ASM119413v2, whole genome shotgun sequence, the following are encoded in one genomic region:
- the LOC128250893 gene encoding unconventional myosin-XVIIIa-like, producing the protein MALKRAKHELSMKVAEQEEELDDQAGQIQQLEQTKLRLEMNLQNLRQQHMKEIEEKDEDLEELRYSTQKKLKQLESQLEEEYDDKRLLMQDKRELERQVQEMMTQGVQNNSDNERKLKKDLRRTKALLRDAEIVIQKQQSTESSKATIRQLRNQLEDAAFTAASAVKAKKNLEIELEELQQQLEEMSKGKQDAEARYMTVLRELTDVQSRTEEAEEDMNEIMAKYKAAVRQQAVDQITISDYLRHNDELQTENEKLKSEISSLTTKVESVEDQTVSKTQVSRLESKVREVESKLELETSTRHRLESNLARLKEQLEKVMEERDRVAELRHQSEEKQKKLQRQIRDIREEAGELQKRELETNHKKQELESRLTDLEIDFDQSQSDLKLAFKRISGLQAALEESVETDEDDESYLSYSDEDFEDDLEDTFLSNHKPVSSVYDSSNERSRSISGTSYEQDAQFGAETLTFNKGSVSEA; encoded by the exons ATGGCATTAAAGAGAGCAAAACATGAACTATCTATGAAGGTTGCTGAACAGGAAGAGGAACTTGATGACCAAGCTGGTCAGATACAGCAGTTAGAACAG actaAGCTACGTCTGGAGATGAATTTACAGAATCTCCGTCAGCAACATATGAAAGAGATAGAGGAGAAGGATGAGGATCTGGAAGAGCTGAGGTATTCTACACAAAAAAAG cTGAAACAGTTGGAGAGTCAACTGGAAGAAGAGTACGATGACAAGAGATTGTTGATGCAGGACAAACGTGAACTTGAACGACAAGTACAAGAGATGATGACACAAGGAGTCCAGAACAACAGTG ATAatgaaaggaaactgaaaaaagatctTCGTCGTACCAAAGCCCTCCTCCGAGATGCCGAAATTGTTATTCAGAAACAGCAAAGTACTGAAAGCTCTAAAGCAACAATACGTCAACTGAGGAATCAG TTGGAAGATGCAGCCTTTACTGCTGCCTCTGCTGTGAAAGCTAAGAAGAATCTAGAAATAGAGCTGGAAGAACTACAACAGCAGCTTGAAGAAATGTCGAAAGGAAAACAAGAT GCTGAGGCACGTTACATGACAGTGTTGCGGGAGTTAACGGATGTCCAGAGTCGGACAGAAGAGGCTGAAGAAGACATGAATGAAATAATGGCCAAATATAAAGCAGCTGTCCGTCAG CAAGCAGTTGATCAGATCACAATATCAGATTATCTCCGACATAATGATGAACTTCAAACTGAGAATGAGAAACTAAAGTCTGAA aTTTCCAGTTTGACCACTAAAGTAGAGTCTGTCGAAGACCAAACCGTGAGTAAGACACAAGTATCGCGGCTGGAGAGTAAAGTGAGGGAGGTAGAGTCAAAGTTGGAACTAGAGACTTCAACACGACACCGGTTAGAG TCCAATTTGGCTCGGCTGAAAGAACAGCTAGAGAAGGTGATGGAGGAGCGTGACCGTGTGGCCGAATTGAGGCACCAGTCTGAAGAGAAGCAGAAGAAGCTGCAACGACAGATAAGAGACATCCGGGAGGAGGCTGGAGAACTGCAAAAGAGAGAATTGGAGACAAATCACAAGAAACAGGAATTG GAAAGTCGTTTGACAGACTTAGAGATTGATTTTGACCAGAGCCAGTCTGACCTGAAGTTGGCCTTCAAGAGGATTTCTGGACTGCAGGCAGCTCTGGAAGAAAGTGTTGagactgatgaagatgatgagagtTACCTGTCTTACAG tgATGAAGATTTTGAAGATGATCTGGAAGACACCTTTCTGTCGAACCATAAACCAGTTTCAAGTGTGTATGACAGCAGTAACGAGAGGTCGAGGTCAATATCAGGGACAAGCTATGAACAAGATGCCCAGTTTGGAGCAGAAACATTAACATTCAATAAAG GGTCTGTGTCTGAAGCTTGA